The Candidatus Denitrolinea symbiosum DNA window CGAAATCAACGTGGCGGTCGAGTCGGGCGTAGGCGCCATCACTTCCACTTGCGTCGGCTCCACAATGCTCGCGCCGGTCACCACGTAAACATACTGGCGCTGCTGGGTATAGATGATCACCAGATCGCCTGGGACGAGTTTATCGAGAAAACGAAAGAGCGACCCGTACACATCGTTATGCGCCGAAAGCACCACATTCCCGCTCTGGCCGGGGTTGGCCGAGCCGATGTGCTGCCCCACGCCCTTCTTCAACTGTTCCCAGCCGTCGCCCTGCACCACCGGCGCGTTCACGCGCAGCGCGGGGATCGAAATGCGGATGGCCTGCTCCGGTCCCGGCGTGGGGACGGTGATGCTTCCCAGCGACTGCACCATCGGGCGCAGGTGTTCGGGAATCTCGGCGTCGTTCGGGCGGGAGTTGCCCTGCGCGTCGGGCGGGGTGTGTCCCGACGGAAGCACCACGGCCGTCACCAGCGGGGTCGGCTCAACGGCGGCGGGAGCGAGCGCCTCGGCCACCTCCCGATTCAGGTCGCGCAGGATTCCCATCCCGCTCAGGATGACGCCGACCAGCCCGACGACCGCGAGGACTTCCACCGCGAAGAGCAGGCGGTCCAACGTCCGCCTCCCGCGCGTGACCTCGGGCGGGGCCGCGGCTTGGGGACGCGACTCAGTCGCCGGGGCCGCGCCCGGCTCGAGGTCCGCCGCGACCGCCACCACGCGTCCCGTGCGGCGGAAGTGTTCGATGCGTTCCCGCCGCGCGCCGCGTCGCTTTTCGATCAACAGGCGGCGCAGTTCCTGTTCGGTCAATTCTTCGGGGGTTTTCCTTCTGGGCATGGCGGAGCGATTATACCAAGCATTGCCAAAAGCGCGCCGAGTCGGTATAATGTCGGTCTGTTCGGGCGGGTAGCTCAGCTGGTTAGAGCATCGCGTTGACATCGCGAAGGTCGCAGGTTCGAGTCCTGTCTCGCCCACAAAAAAGCCCCTTGGGGCTTTTTTGTTTTTACGCAGGCCAGCCAATGTTGGGCCGCGTCGGCGAGCGACTTCGGGGTATCATTGAAGTCGTCCCGTTCGAATGCTCCTGTGATTCCGAACCCCCGGAGATTCCCATGACCTCCTTCTTCCCCTACGACGCCCTCGCCTGGCCCGAAGTCGCCGGCCTGCCGCGTGATGTTCCCCTCGTCCTGCCGCTTGGTTCGTCCTTTGATTCTGAGCAACTCGCCGCGCAATTGGGACATCCCAGCCGCATCGGCATTCTCCCGTCCATCCCCTTCGGCTGGCGCGGCAGCGGACTGGCCGTCCCCGAAGCGCTGCTCGCCGCGTATGTCCGCAACCTGCTCGACAGTCTCCGCGATGACGGGTTCACGCGCGTCTACGCCCTCACCCCTCAAGGCATTGACCTCGGCCTCGGTGAATCCCAAGTACGCAATACGCAACACGCACTACTCTCTAATCTCTACTCTCTAATCTCTGATTCCGAACGCGGCAAAGTCATCCTCATCCCCATCGGCCACACCGAGCAGCACGGATTTCATTTGGCGCTGTCGGTGGACACGGTCATCATCGAAGCCATCGCCAAAGGGACGGCGGGACGCGTCCCCGCGCAGGCGTACGCGTTACCCGTCATGCCTTACGGCGTCAGCACGCACCGCGCCTCCTTCGCCGCGACGCTCAACGCGGGCGGACGCGCCTTCGAGGATTTCTGGCTCGGCGTCGTGGACGTCCTCGCGGCGCGCGGCTTCGACCGTTTCTACTTCATGAGCGGACACGGCGGCAACATGTCGTTCCTCGTCAATATCGTCAAGTACGCGGGCGAGCGTCACCGGCGCATCTTCTGCGCCACGGCCTTCCTCCACACCGCAGGGCGCATCGGCGCGGCCGCGCTCGAAAAATACCGCGCCTCGCCCATCGGCGGGATGGGACATGCGGGCGAACTGGAGACCTCCTACATGCTCCACCTGTGCCCCGACCTCTGTCACATGGAGCGCGTGGTGGACGAGACCGACTTCGTGTCCACGCCCGATTACTACATGGACTGGATCGAGGGCGGCAGTCTCATCGCCAACCCGCCCTGGGACGACGACACCCGGACCGGCGCGTACGGCGCGGGGAGTCTCGCGACCGCGGAGAAGGGACGTCTCTGGCTGGAGGCGGCTATCGAGGAGAAGGCCGCTCATGTGGCCGAAATCCACGAGCAACACCGCCGCCGCGAGGAGAGACGCGAGGCGGGCTGGGGTTTGTGGGGAAAAGGGCTATAATCTCCGCATGTTACAATTCCGCTTCTACCATCCCATCGAAGTCCGCTACGGCGACCTCGACCCGCAGGGTCATCTCAACAACGCCAAGTTCGTCACCTTTTTCGAGCAGGGACGCGTCCAATACTTCAGGCGCCTGGACCTGTTCAAACAGGGACAATCCTTCATGGACATCGGCGTCATCCTCGCGGACGTCCACATCGCCTACAAAAAACCCGTCGAGTGGGGCATGCCCGTCAAAGTGGGCGTGCGGACGATCAAACTCGGCAACAAGTCCATGACGATGGAACAGAACATCGTCCACGCGGAGACCGAAGAAGTCCTCGCCGCGGGCGAAGTCGTCCTGGTGACGTACGATTACCACGCGCAGAAATCCATCCCGATCCCGCAAGAGTGGCGGGACGCAATCTGCAAATTCGAGAACATTTGATCTTATAATAGAACTTATGAAAATTTCCCCTATTTTTGATCCGAAGTCCGCTTGCGTTCTCTATCAAGGCGACTGCCTTGATTTGTTGAAGACCATTCCAAACGGCTTTGCCAAGTTGGTCGTTACTTCGCCGCCCTACAACCTCGGAAAACCTTACGAAACGCGTCTTGATATAGAAGATTATTTAAATCAACAGAAAGAAATTATCCGAGAATCCGTGCGAGTCCTGCACGATGAAGGCAGTATTTGCTGGCAGGTCGGTAATTATGTCAGCAACAAGGGAATTATTCCGCTCGATATAGTTTTGTATCCTATCTTTACGTCCCTCGGCTTGCATTTACGAAACAGAATAGTCTGGCATTTCGCCCATGGCCTCCATGCCACCAAGCGTTTCTCTGGAAGATATGAAGTCATATTATGGTTTACAAAATCAGAATCCTACACATTCAACCTGGATGCGATAAGGGTTCCGCAAAAATATCCCAACAAGAAATATTTTAAAGGGCCGCGGAGAGGCGAACTGTCAGGAAATCCTCTCGGCAAAAACCCTGGCGATATTTGGGATATACCTAATGTTAAAGCAAATCATGTTGAGAAAACGCTGCATCCTTGTCAATTCCCGGTCGAACTTATAGAGCGTTTGGTTTTATCCATGACCAACGAGGGGGACTGGGTATTAGATCCTTTCATGGGCGTTGGCAGCGCCGCCATAGCGGCGTTGATTCACGGCAGGAAAGCAATCGGAGCGGAAATCATGCCAGAGTATGTAAATATTGCTCGTGAAAGGATAGAAAAAGCGGAA harbors:
- a CDS encoding acyl-CoA thioesterase FadM; translation: MLQFRFYHPIEVRYGDLDPQGHLNNAKFVTFFEQGRVQYFRRLDLFKQGQSFMDIGVILADVHIAYKKPVEWGMPVKVGVRTIKLGNKSMTMEQNIVHAETEEVLAAGEVVLVTYDYHAQKSIPIPQEWRDAICKFENI
- a CDS encoding DNA methyltransferase, with the translated sequence MKISPIFDPKSACVLYQGDCLDLLKTIPNGFAKLVVTSPPYNLGKPYETRLDIEDYLNQQKEIIRESVRVLHDEGSICWQVGNYVSNKGIIPLDIVLYPIFTSLGLHLRNRIVWHFAHGLHATKRFSGRYEVILWFTKSESYTFNLDAIRVPQKYPNKKYFKGPRRGELSGNPLGKNPGDIWDIPNVKANHVEKTLHPCQFPVELIERLVLSMTNEGDWVLDPFMGVGSAAIAALIHGRKAIGAEIMPEYVNIARERIEKAENGELRIRPMDRPVFDPTEPTKNIPPKVVDLKKRNSLQPRLLESKATYKTQSED